The nucleotide sequence TGCTTTTAGTGTCCTTGGGTGGTTTCGGCTTGGTCGGTGAGGTAGGTGATGGTGCGGACGATGTTGTATGGGGTGGTGGTGTTGGTGGTGGTGATGGTTCCGGTGATGGGGGTGGTGGTGCCGCCTGCGGGGGTGTAGGTGGCTTTCCAGGTGGTGGTGAGGGTGGTGGTTACGTCTTGGGCGGTGTGGGTGTAGCGGTGGGTGTTGGTCTGGCCCGGCCAGGGGGCTCCGGGGTCGGTGGTTGTGGTGGTGGTGCCGTCGCCCCAGTTCCAGGTGTAGGTGGTGGGGGTGGCGTGGATGGTGACGGGGGTGCCGGCGATGGTGGTGGTTAGTACCTGGGTGTCGGGGCTGGTGTAGGTGATGAAGTCCTTGGTTAGTAGTACTTCTGGGCCTGGGGGCTGGCGGGTGATGCCGGAGCCGTCGGCTAGGAGGGTGGCTGCGTCGGTGGCGGTGACGGTGGTGACCGTGGTGGTGCCCTGGGCGGGTGCTGCCTGGGGGGCGTCTAGGCACTTGAACATGAAGGGGCGTACGCCGGCGGGGGAGGACATGGTGCCGTAGGGGCACTGGTGGGTGGGTGGCCCGTACTCGTAGGTTCTGCCGTTGTCCTGCGCGGGGGCGGGGTTGGCGTAGTAGCCCCCGCCGACCGGCGCGCCCGGGGTGGAGTAGACCACCTCGTAGGACGTCCTACCCGTAACAGTCACAGAATTACCGTGTGATTCGGTATGGTAATCTGTCGAAGGCGGAGAGGCGGCGGCGGTTGAACTTACGAATGCCATCAAATAAAATGTCGCCACGATCGCCGTGGTCCGGCGGAATATAGTTAAATGAACTCTCATTTGGAATCTCCTGCGTCTTCGATGTCGACGATTTCTACGCTCCACGTCGAGTTCTTCCAGAGCATCTGAATTAGAAGGATTTCGTCTGCCCCTTCGGTATGCGTGACCTCTACTCCGTCTCCGGAATGTGTTGAGTGGACGTCGAAGCTTGTTTTTGCGCGTACGACGTAGCGGTTGGGGTCGTCCTGGTCGGTCCACCACTCCAGGGGGGTGATCTCCTGCTCCCACGGGTCTGCCCACCCGCCTGCGTCGTGCAGTTCGGTGGCGTTGGTAATGACGTTGTTGCAGAATTCGCAGTTGTCGTCGCTCATCTTCTTCCAGGCGTCCAGGTCGCCGGTGGCGTAGACGTACGGGTAGAGGTTGAGGAAGTATGTGGCTGCCTGGGCTGCGCCGTCGGGGGTGAACTCGGGGGTGTAGGCCTGGGGCTTGTCCATGGCCAGGGCGGTGGCCCTGGCGGCGGCCTGCTGGGGTGAGAGCGTGGGTGTAGCGCTAGCGCTGGCTGTGGCGGGTGGGGTCCAGGTGGGGGTGTAGGTGGTGCGGTTGGCGGCGTGTGAGCAGCCGGCGCCTAGTAGGGCGAGGCAGATGGCCAGTGCGCCGGCTCGGCGCAGGTGATCCGCTCGGCGCGCAGGTTTCGGCGCATGGGGGTGTGCGGCAGCGGCGCGGGCCTGGTGGTGGCGGGTGCTGGCGTGTGGCTTGCTTGGGTGTGTGGGCATGTTGGGGGTGGCCTCCTCGCTGAGGACCCGGGCGGGACTTGCTGGGGCTTCGGCTTGGCGTTAACGCACGCAACCGTAGCGTGACCAACAGCCGCGGCGCTACTGGCTCCATCGCGCCTGTGGAAAACCCATCACATTCCGGGCAGGGCGGCGGCGTCAGCGGGTCGGCTGTGACGAAATAGATGGCGTCGCTGGCAGTGCCCGCCCGTAACGCATGCGGCGCACCAGACCACCGAGCGACTACCGGTACGCAAAGGTCGGCGCCCGTCTCCGTAGACGGGCGCCGACCTTGAGGCCTGAATCAGGCGCCGTTGATATGGCGCTACTCGCGGGGTCCGAGTCAGATGCCGAAGCCGACGCGGCGGGGAGAGGCCTCGCCGATCTCGATGTAGGCGAGCGAACCCGCCGGGATGAACACCTTGCGGCCCTTGTCATCAGTCAGGGTGACCGCGGAGGTAGCGGCGTCAGCCACGGCCGCGAGGACCTCCTCTTGGGAGGCGGAGGTCTCCAGCTGGAGCTCGCGAGTCGAGTGCTTGATTCCGATGGTGACCTGCATGGGTACTCCTTGTGTCCAGGACTCGGGTCGCCTAAACCCGTGAAGGCAACGGCCCACGGTAGGGGTGTCTGTCCCGATCCTATGGGCCTTGCTGCCGCAAAGGCTTGCCCGGTCCGCCACAATCCGGGCCGTTTCGCGTCGCGCGGACAGCCAGATGTCCTCGCCCGCACCGATTCGATGTCCAGGTGACGCTAAGGGCGTTCCATTCACGTCGGACCCCCGTGGTGAGATGGATGCATGTCCAGCCCCACCGGCGCCCCCCGCCTCCTACCCCCGCTCGCGCAGCCCCCACTTCCCGAGCCTGACGCCTCCGCTGCCCGGGTCCTCAGTCGTGCCGCAGACGGTGCGAACATCGTCGTTCTCGGCGCCCCGGGTACCGGCAAGACCACCACCGCTCTGCGCCTGCTGGTCGAGGCGGTAACCACCCGCCGCAAGGAAGCGGTCCTGCTCGCGCCCACACGGTCCCGTGCTGACCGGCTGCGTGAGCGCGCCTCCCACCTACTCAGCCTCGCCGGTGCCTCCTCAGGCACAGTCCGGGTACGCACACCCGTCGGCCTGGCCCTGACGATCCTGACAACCTCGTTCACCCAGCGTCCCGACCCGCTGCCCGCCCCGGTCCTGCTCGCTGGGGCGGAGGAGGACGCCGCGCTGGCCGGGCTGGTGCCCGGGGCCGACTGGGGGGACCTGCCCGCCGAGGCCGTCGAGTCACGTGCCTTCCGCACCGAGCTGCGCAATCTGTTGGCCCGTGCCGGCGAACTCGGCGTCACCGCCGAGCAGCTCGCCGCTCTCGGCGCCGAGCTGGACGTCCCCATCTGGCGGCACGCCGCCCCGCTGCTGCGCACCTGGGACGCGCAGGGCCGCCCCAGCGCCGCCAACCGCTCCGCCGTTCGCAAGATGGACTCGGCCCGCCTGCAGGACCGCGCCCGCGAGGTCCTGGAATCCTGGGGCGACGACGGCGTGAACGCGCCGCGTCCAGTTCCGGACGTTATCGTCGTCGACGACTACCAGGACTGCACCGCTGCCACCGCCCGTCTGCTGGCTGCCCTCGCCGCCCCCGACGCCGATGGTCACCGCGCTCAGATCGTTGCGCTGGGGGATCCCGACGCCGCCGTTGAGGTCTTCCGCGGCGGCAACCCCAGCCTGCTCAACGCCGCCGAGGATCGCTCCGGGCTCGCCGCCGAGCGCCTAACGCTGCGTACGGTCCACCGCGGCACACCCGCACTCGCCCAGGTGTGGGCCGCGCAGGCCGACCGCATCCCCATCACCGGCACCGCTACTCACCGGCACCCCGAGTACGTCAGCGGCCCGGCATCCGCCGCTGCGCCGCCCGCCGCCGGGACAGATGCCGCGGCTGGAGATGCCCACGATGCTTCCGGAGCGGGTGCCATTGACGCAGCGCCCCAAAACACGCCCCAAGATACGACGCACGTGCAGGCGCTTCCGAGTGGTGTTGAGACCATCATCGCCTCCGGGCCGCTCCAGCAGACTGCCCAGATCGCTCGCATCCTGCGCGGCGAGCACGTCCACTACAACACCGCGTGGGACCAGATGGCCGTGATCGTCCGCTCCGCGAGCACCGCCCGCGCGGTCAGCCGAGAACTGCGCCACCACGGCGTTCCCCTGGCCTCCAGTACCCCGGCCGTGCTGCTGCGCGCCGAGCCGGCCGCGGCCGCCATCATCAACGCCTGTCGCGCCGCGCTGGCCGGCACCCTCGGGGACGCCGACACCCCACCCGAGTGGGCCACAGCCTTCGACCTGCTCACCAGCCCCCTGATTGGGCTGACCAACCTGGACCTGCGTCGGCTGCGGCGCCGCCTGCGCGCCGACCGGCCCGCCGAGGCCGGCCGGGATGAGAACCTGCTAGGCGTGCTGGCCAGTCCTGAGGCGGCCGCCGTCCTGGCCCGGGAACTGGCTGACGAGCCCCTGGCTGAGCAGGCCATACGGCTCGAGCGCGCGGCCGGGGTCGTCGCCGTCCTGCGGCGGGTTGTAGACGCCGCCAGGGGAGGGCGCGTTGACGCCGAGGCACTGATGTGGGCTGCCTGGCAGGCCTCTCAGTGCGCGGAGACTTGGCGCGCCACGGCGCTTACACCGCGCACCTCCCGCTCCGCCGCACTCATGGCCGAGGCGGCGGAACATGACCTGGACGTGGTCACCGTGCTGTTCAAACGCGCTGAGGTGTGGGCAGAGCGCCACCCCGGGGCCGCAGCAGGCGACTTCCTGAACGAGCTCGCGGCAGAGGTGCTGCCCTCGGACACGGTGGCCCCGCAAGGAATCCGCCCGCCCGGCGTCGCGGTCCTCCCCCCGGCCTCCGCGGCCGGAGCCCAGTGGGAGGTAGTGGTCGTCGCCGGGGTGGAGCGGGATGTGTGGCCCGATCTACGGCTGCGCGACGGAGTGACACACTCCGGCTTGCTGGTCGACGCCGTCACCGGCCGCCTCCCGCTCGTGGCCGACGGCAGGCGGGTGGCCGCACAAGATCCCGCCGAGGCCCGCAGTCAGGTCCGGGGCGACGAACGCCGCATGTTCCTCTCTGCCATCTCCCGCGCCAGTCGCCGTCTAGTGATTACCGCTGCCGCGGATGCCGACACCGCCCCCTCGGCGTTCCTGTTCGAGGTCGCCGCCGCTGCCGAGCAGAAGATCTTCAACGAGGACGGCGAGCTCAACCACGCCCCGGATGTTGCGGACCTGACCCTGCCGGGGCTCGTGGGGGAACTGCGCGCTGCAGCCATTGCCGGCCGCCTGGAGCAGGCCGACGCCGGCGCTCGCGCGCGCGGCCGTCAGGCCGAGCAGCTGCTGGCCGTACTCGCCCGCGACGGCGTCAGTGCCGCCGCACCCACCAACTGGGCCGGCCTGGGGCACCCGACCTCCACCGCGCCCCTGGTCGGCGCGGGTCAAGAGATCCGCATCAGTCCCTCCGACGTCGACGCGATCAGTAAGTGCCCGCTGAAATGGTTCCTGCAGCGCAACGGCGCCGGCACCGGCACCAGCGATGCCCAGGGGGTCGGCGTGCTCGTGCACGGCCTGGCCGAGCGCGCTGAACGGGAGGGGTTGCGCGGCGACGCGCTGCGCCAGGCCCTGGAGGACGCGTTGCCGGAGCTGGGTTACCCGGACACCTGGCTGGGTGGTCTTCAGCGGCAGCGCGTGCGCGACATGATTGACCGGCTCGACGCCTACCTCGGGTCGGTCACCGCCCCCGCCCTGGTGGAGCAGACGGTAGACGTCCATCTCGATTTGCCCGTCCCCCAGGACGACGAGGGGGAAAGCGCCGTTGTTGACGGTGGCGGGCCCGTAGCGGGCGGTGATGCCGGGTGCGTGGCCGACGCCGGGGCCGTGGCCAGCGACGGTGAGTCCGTGACCGCGGGGGATCCGATCCCCGTTCGCATACGCGGGCGCATCGACCGCCTGGAGTTCCTCGATGGCACCCCGCCCGACGCATCCGCGGACCGTGTGCTACCCGCCGGGCAGGGACAGCGCGTACGCGTCATCGACTTCAAGACCGGCATCAGCAAGCCAGACAAACCGAATTTCAACGCGCAGCTCGCCACCTACCGCATGGCGCTGTCCGCCCTCGGCTATGAGGTAGATGGCACCGGCCTCGCAGCGCTCGGCGTGGAGCCGCGCGTCACGAAGGATCGTGGTGTGTTCTTGGTGCCCGATGGACTGCTTCTCGCCTCCAGTCCCGATCCGGAAACCGGGAAGGAGTGGGATGTGGAGCTGCTCGCCCGCGCCGCGCTGGATATTTCCGGTGCCAGTCTCACCGCTCGCAGCGGTGGCCACTGTCGCGGGTGCTCCTTCAAGGCCAGTTGCCCCGTCAACCCCGAAGGAAGGAGAACCGTGGCATGAGCGCCGCCGACCTCACCCCAGAAGCCCTCGCCAAGAAACTCGGGTTGCATTCACCTACCGAGGAACAGTCGAAGATCATCGCCTATCCGTTGCGGCCCCTGCTGGTGGTCGCCGGCGCCGGCAGCGGCAAGACCGCCACCATGAGCCAGCGCGTCGTCCACCTGGTCGCCACCGGCGCCGTCCGCCCAGATCAGGTCCTGGGGCTGACCTTCACCCGCAAGGCCACCGCCGAGCTGGCCGAGCGCGTCTCCACCCGCCTCGCCCAGCTGGCAGGCAGCAGCGTCATCAACGGCGCAGACGACTCACCCGAGCCGACCGTGGCCACCTACGACTCCTTTGCCGGCTCACTCGTGCGCGAATACGGCCTGTACGCTGGCACCGACCCGGATGCCACCCTGATCACCGAGGCCCGCAAGTGGCAGATCGCTACCGACATTCTCGAACGACGCACGGACCCGCTTCCTTTTGAATCCAAGTCCAGCGCGATTGCCGCCGTCCTGCGCGCGGACAATGCGCTGTCCACGAACCTGCTCAGCATTGATGATGCCCGCGAGGAACTGACCGATATTTGCGACTTGTTCTCCGGACTGCAGGCCATTCAGAAGAACCTGCTAGAGGACAAGTCGACCACTGTAATAGCGACCTGGCTGGGCGTGCTCGACGCTGTGCAGGACTTCCGCGACTACAAGCGCCGACATGGACTGGTCGACTTCGGCGACCGGCTAGTGCTGGCCTGCCGTATCGCCGAAGAAGTGCCCGAGGCCGTGGCGTCCATGCGTGCGCAGTATCCGGCAGTGCTGCTGGATGAGTTTCAGGACACCTCCGTCGCCCAGGTGCGGCTGCTGTCCGCACTGTTCGCCGATCAGGGCGTCACCGCCGTCGGCGACCCCAACCAGGCCATCTACGGCTGGCGCGGAGCCAGCGCCGGCGCGCTGGACACCTTCCACAACCGCTTCAACCCCTCAGGCGTGCAGTCCGTCGCCGACGGCGGCAACCCCGAAGCCGAGACCCCGGTGCTGCAGCTGTCGACCGCCTGGCGCAACGACTCCGCGGTCCTCGCCGCCGCCAATGTCATCTCGAGCCCCCTGCGCAACCCTGAGTATCAGCTCGGCGACGCGGCCATAAGCCATGTCCCAGTGCGCGAGTTGCGTGAGCGTTCCGCCGATGACGGTCTCGGTGCCGGGCGGGTGTTCGGATCATTCCTCACCGACCCGCTGCAGGAGGCGAACGTCATAGCCGATTTCATGCAGCAGCGTTGGAGCCGGACGGCAGAACTGGCGGTGCTGTGCCGTAGCCGCATCCAGATGACGCCGGTGGCCGAGGCCCTTGAGGCGCGTGGTATTCCCTACGAGGTGGCGGTGTCGGGCGGCATGCTGTCCATCCCAGAGGTAGCGGATGTGCGGGCCCTACTGGCTGTGGCCGCGGATCCCGAACGTGGCGATCGGCTCATGCGCCTGCTCACGGGAACCGATGTCGGTGCGGCCGATTTGCGGGCCCTGCAGCACTTCGCTCGCGAGCTCGTGCGCCAGCGCGACCGGACGGGCGGTGAAAACGCCGGAGCCGGCGGACATGCTGCGGAGCAGCTCGAGGATGTGGCCCTGTCCGAGGCGCTAGAGGAGCTCGCCCGCCGCGATGACGCCACCTATGTCCCCGGTGTCCGGCGTGCGGCGGGAGCAAGCAAGTCCGCGGTGAGGAACCCCGATTCCGGGCTCAGTGAGGCGGGACGGCAGGCGATCGTGCGGATCGCCCGGGCGCTGCGCCGCGTACGCGGCGCGCTTGCGCTGCCGTTGCCGGACCTAGTGGTGGTCGCCGAACAGGCACTCGGACTGGACATTGAACTGGCAGCCCGCGTCGGCAACCGTATGGGGCGGCGCGCCCTGGATGCCTTCCAGGCCGCCGCCGAGCAGTACGCCGCCGATGTCGATGTTCCCACCGTCTCCGGGTTCCTGGAACTGCTCGAGCTTGCGGAACAAGAGGAGCGCGGGCTGGAGGTCCCCGATATCGAGCCCGAACCGGGCGCCGTGCAGATCATGACCGTCCACGGCGCCAAGGGCCTGGAGTGGGACTGTGTTGCCGTCACCGGCCTGTCTGAGGCGTCTTTCCCCAGTTATGAGACCAAGCCGCGCGCGGACGGGACGGTGGCCGACAAGTCTTGGATGAACTCCGTTAATACATTTCCCTATCCCTTACGCGCTGACGCAGACCAGTTGCCGCCCTTCGAACTCGGCAGCCTGGAGATACCAATGGGCCCGGGCATTAAATTGAGCCGGGATGAGAAGGCCGAGATTAAGGCCCTTAAGGAGCAGTACAAGCTCGCGCTTGGACGCCACCTGATTTCCGAGGAGCGTCGCCTCGCCTACGTGGCTATAACTCGTGCACGGCATGACGTGCTGATGACC is from Actinomyces sp. 432 and encodes:
- a CDS encoding DUF6318 family protein; the protein is MPTHPSKPHASTRHHQARAAAAHPHAPKPARRADHLRRAGALAICLALLGAGCSHAANRTTYTPTWTPPATASASATPTLSPQQAAARATALAMDKPQAYTPEFTPDGAAQAATYFLNLYPYVYATGDLDAWKKMSDDNCEFCNNVITNATELHDAGGWADPWEQEITPLEWWTDQDDPNRYVVRAKTSFDVHSTHSGDGVEVTHTEGADEILLIQMLWKNSTWSVEIVDIEDAGDSK
- a CDS encoding PD-(D/E)XK nuclease family protein, translating into MSSPTGAPRLLPPLAQPPLPEPDASAARVLSRAADGANIVVLGAPGTGKTTTALRLLVEAVTTRRKEAVLLAPTRSRADRLRERASHLLSLAGASSGTVRVRTPVGLALTILTTSFTQRPDPLPAPVLLAGAEEDAALAGLVPGADWGDLPAEAVESRAFRTELRNLLARAGELGVTAEQLAALGAELDVPIWRHAAPLLRTWDAQGRPSAANRSAVRKMDSARLQDRAREVLESWGDDGVNAPRPVPDVIVVDDYQDCTAATARLLAALAAPDADGHRAQIVALGDPDAAVEVFRGGNPSLLNAAEDRSGLAAERLTLRTVHRGTPALAQVWAAQADRIPITGTATHRHPEYVSGPASAAAPPAAGTDAAAGDAHDASGAGAIDAAPQNTPQDTTHVQALPSGVETIIASGPLQQTAQIARILRGEHVHYNTAWDQMAVIVRSASTARAVSRELRHHGVPLASSTPAVLLRAEPAAAAIINACRAALAGTLGDADTPPEWATAFDLLTSPLIGLTNLDLRRLRRRLRADRPAEAGRDENLLGVLASPEAAAVLARELADEPLAEQAIRLERAAGVVAVLRRVVDAARGGRVDAEALMWAAWQASQCAETWRATALTPRTSRSAALMAEAAEHDLDVVTVLFKRAEVWAERHPGAAAGDFLNELAAEVLPSDTVAPQGIRPPGVAVLPPASAAGAQWEVVVVAGVERDVWPDLRLRDGVTHSGLLVDAVTGRLPLVADGRRVAAQDPAEARSQVRGDERRMFLSAISRASRRLVITAAADADTAPSAFLFEVAAAAEQKIFNEDGELNHAPDVADLTLPGLVGELRAAAIAGRLEQADAGARARGRQAEQLLAVLARDGVSAAAPTNWAGLGHPTSTAPLVGAGQEIRISPSDVDAISKCPLKWFLQRNGAGTGTSDAQGVGVLVHGLAERAEREGLRGDALRQALEDALPELGYPDTWLGGLQRQRVRDMIDRLDAYLGSVTAPALVEQTVDVHLDLPVPQDDEGESAVVDGGGPVAGGDAGCVADAGAVASDGESVTAGDPIPVRIRGRIDRLEFLDGTPPDASADRVLPAGQGQRVRVIDFKTGISKPDKPNFNAQLATYRMALSALGYEVDGTGLAALGVEPRVTKDRGVFLVPDGLLLASSPDPETGKEWDVELLARAALDISGASLTARSGGHCRGCSFKASCPVNPEGRRTVA
- a CDS encoding ATP-dependent helicase, which produces MSAADLTPEALAKKLGLHSPTEEQSKIIAYPLRPLLVVAGAGSGKTATMSQRVVHLVATGAVRPDQVLGLTFTRKATAELAERVSTRLAQLAGSSVINGADDSPEPTVATYDSFAGSLVREYGLYAGTDPDATLITEARKWQIATDILERRTDPLPFESKSSAIAAVLRADNALSTNLLSIDDAREELTDICDLFSGLQAIQKNLLEDKSTTVIATWLGVLDAVQDFRDYKRRHGLVDFGDRLVLACRIAEEVPEAVASMRAQYPAVLLDEFQDTSVAQVRLLSALFADQGVTAVGDPNQAIYGWRGASAGALDTFHNRFNPSGVQSVADGGNPEAETPVLQLSTAWRNDSAVLAAANVISSPLRNPEYQLGDAAISHVPVRELRERSADDGLGAGRVFGSFLTDPLQEANVIADFMQQRWSRTAELAVLCRSRIQMTPVAEALEARGIPYEVAVSGGMLSIPEVADVRALLAVAADPERGDRLMRLLTGTDVGAADLRALQHFARELVRQRDRTGGENAGAGGHAAEQLEDVALSEALEELARRDDATYVPGVRRAAGASKSAVRNPDSGLSEAGRQAIVRIARALRRVRGALALPLPDLVVVAEQALGLDIELAARVGNRMGRRALDAFQAAAEQYAADVDVPTVSGFLELLELAEQEERGLEVPDIEPEPGAVQIMTVHGAKGLEWDCVAVTGLSEASFPSYETKPRADGTVADKSWMNSVNTFPYPLRADADQLPPFELGSLEIPMGPGIKLSRDEKAEIKALKEQYKLALGRHLISEERRLAYVAITRARHDVLMTGSHLVKEGNTVKPASRFLTELQRAGLLAEFGPGFTELPEDAANPVGIAEAPWPVKHTAAPGSERAARIAVAEAVSRAMAAPTVASAGEALRGVHPTGRAPPTGASPAGGRTPGYCWPSATPPRPKCPRSASPLTWPQPGSASCAATATASR
- a CDS encoding zinc transporter, whose translation is MTVTGRTSYEVVYSTPGAPVGGGYYANPAPAQDNGRTYEYGPPTHQCPYGTMSSPAGVRPFMFKCLDAPQAAPAQGTTTVTTVTATDAATLLADGSGITRQPPGPEVLLTKDFITYTSPDTQVLTTTIAGTPVTIHATPTTYTWNWGDGTTTTTTDPGAPWPGQTNTHRYTHTAQDVTTTLTTTWKATYTPAGGTTTPITGTITTTNTTTPYNIVRTITYLTDQAETTQGH
- a CDS encoding DUF3107 domain-containing protein — protein: MQVTIGIKHSTRELQLETSASQEEVLAAVADAATSAVTLTDDKGRKVFIPAGSLAYIEIGEASPRRVGFGI